The Chitinophagales bacterium genome window below encodes:
- a CDS encoding DUF3078 domain-containing protein has product MNNFYKVFLMLILAFGLSNVNAQKEETLEAATDREKISGKLGEISDTAKWDWGGTGAIQFGQTALVNWAAGGNSQIAVNFHVFAFANLVKKRHIWENTFDANWGIVKFKGEGAQINQNLMVLNSQYGYKLTKTLFLSGLVNVQSAVTKGYDYAEAPKKLITQFASPMYIKTAIGIDYKPKPYFSIFLSPVAGKFTIVANDNIANLDRYIPATTDANGNRYYNKNFRAEFGALARFSFQKEVFKNVNVRSVLELFMSYTDPNKTNRKNIDVDWQTGIDLKVNDWLAVNLFTHLLYDDNTSWAKVDKNGDAVYLKNPDTGDLYKDADGNFIQQNTTGVQFREVLTVGLTYNFGKDKPKKKGKE; this is encoded by the coding sequence ATGAACAATTTTTACAAAGTATTTTTAATGCTGATTTTAGCGTTTGGATTGAGTAATGTTAATGCTCAAAAAGAAGAAACGCTTGAAGCAGCAACAGACAGAGAAAAGATTTCAGGAAAATTAGGCGAGATTTCTGATACCGCTAAATGGGACTGGGGAGGCACAGGAGCTATTCAGTTTGGGCAAACAGCTTTAGTAAACTGGGCAGCAGGAGGAAACAGTCAAATAGCCGTTAACTTTCATGTTTTTGCTTTTGCCAATTTAGTAAAGAAAAGACATATTTGGGAAAACACTTTTGATGCCAACTGGGGTATTGTTAAATTTAAAGGCGAAGGAGCTCAAATAAACCAAAATTTAATGGTGCTTAACTCTCAATATGGGTATAAATTAACTAAAACTTTGTTTTTATCTGGCTTAGTAAACGTGCAAAGTGCCGTAACTAAAGGCTATGATTATGCCGAAGCACCTAAGAAATTAATTACTCAATTTGCTTCGCCAATGTATATAAAAACAGCCATAGGTATAGATTATAAGCCAAAACCGTATTTTTCTATATTCCTTTCTCCTGTAGCGGGCAAGTTTACAATAGTAGCCAATGATAATATAGCAAATCTTGACAGATATATACCTGCCACTACAGATGCTAATGGCAATAGATATTACAATAAAAACTTTAGAGCAGAGTTTGGAGCATTAGCTCGTTTTTCATTCCAAAAAGAAGTGTTTAAAAACGTAAATGTACGTAGCGTTTTAGAGTTGTTTATGAGCTATACAGACCCCAACAAAACCAACCGTAAAAACATAGACGTAGATTGGCAAACGGGTATAGATTTAAAAGTAAACGATTGGCTGGCAGTAAACTTATTTACACATTTATTGTATGACGATAACACAAGCTGGGCTAAAGTAGATAAAAACGGAGATGCTGTATATTTAAAAAATCCGGATACTGGCGATTTGTATAAAGATGCCGATGGGAATTTTATTCAGCAAAACACTACTGGCGTTCAATTTAGAGAAGTGTTAACCGTAGGTTTAACTTACAATTTTGGAAAAGATAAACCAAAAAAGAAAGGAAAAGAGTAG
- a CDS encoding HlyC/CorC family transporter → MSLFLTIVFLLLSALFSGLEIAFISSNKLRIELNKETGNLASKIIAKYNEDAPTFITALLIGNNIALILFSSYMSNIVDGNVLSFLGHNPLVLLLVQTLITTIVVLVFGEFFPKALFRISPYRALLLFALPFHYVIYWILKPIAFVVSWLSKSIIKLIMPNKYNEEQENFTSVDLEHYIKEVSSGSHSDDDDDELNSDIFEKALYLKEIKVKECMVPRMEIQGVELSIGLDEIRSLFVDSKHSRLIVYENDIDNILGYVHHIDFLKKPQNIKEIIYDVTVVPENMSARDLLTIFTKEHKTMAQVVDEYGGTAGIVTLEDLIEEIFGEIQDEHDDDEFIEKQLNESEYVFSGRLEIDYINEKYGLNIPMGDYETLAGYVVVNHEDIPEIDENIYIDNFKIHILSASNNRIETLQLKKLDIENE, encoded by the coding sequence ATGTCATTGTTTTTAACCATAGTTTTTTTATTGTTAAGTGCCTTGTTTTCCGGCTTAGAAATAGCGTTTATTTCTTCTAACAAATTACGTATTGAACTGAATAAAGAAACGGGAAACCTTGCCAGTAAAATAATAGCTAAATATAATGAAGATGCTCCCACATTTATAACGGCATTGCTCATAGGCAATAATATTGCACTTATTTTATTCAGTTCCTACATGTCTAATATAGTAGATGGAAATGTTTTGAGCTTTTTAGGACACAATCCTTTAGTTTTACTGTTAGTTCAAACTTTAATTACTACTATTGTAGTACTCGTTTTTGGCGAATTTTTCCCTAAAGCTCTTTTCAGAATTTCGCCTTACAGAGCTTTGTTGCTATTTGCATTACCTTTTCATTATGTAATATATTGGATATTAAAACCCATAGCATTTGTAGTTTCGTGGCTGTCAAAATCTATTATTAAGCTAATAATGCCCAATAAGTATAATGAAGAACAAGAAAATTTTACCTCTGTAGATTTAGAACACTACATTAAAGAAGTTAGCTCGGGCAGTCATTCTGACGATGACGATGATGAATTAAATAGCGATATTTTTGAAAAAGCACTTTATTTAAAGGAAATAAAAGTAAAAGAATGTATGGTGCCCCGTATGGAAATACAAGGTGTAGAACTTAGCATCGGCTTAGATGAAATAAGATCTCTTTTTGTTGATTCTAAGCATTCGCGATTAATTGTTTACGAAAACGATATTGACAATATTTTGGGTTATGTGCATCATATTGACTTTTTAAAGAAACCCCAAAACATAAAAGAAATTATTTATGATGTTACCGTAGTACCGGAAAATATGAGTGCCCGAGATTTACTTACTATTTTTACTAAAGAACACAAAACTATGGCACAGGTAGTAGATGAATATGGCGGCACAGCAGGTATTGTTACTTTAGAAGATTTAATAGAAGAAATTTTTGGCGAAATACAAGACGAACACGATGATGACGAGTTTATAGAAAAACAACTAAATGAAAGTGAATACGTTTTTTCCGGAAGGTTAGAAATTGATTATATTAATGAAAAATATGGATTAAATATTCCTATGGGAGATTATGAAACCCTGGCGGGCTATGTGGTAGTAAACCATGAAGATATACCCGAAATAGATGAAAATATCTACATTGACAATTTCAAAATTCATATACTTTCTGCCTCTAACAACAGAATAGAAACCTTGCAATTAAAAAAATTGGACATAGAAAATGAATAG
- a CDS encoding pantoate--beta-alanine ligase yields the protein MNSFYSIKALKKYLNQAKSEGKTIGFVPTMGALHKGHLSLVQAALNECNIAVASIFVNPTQFNNKEDLDKYPRTLEKDSELLENVGCHAVFAPTVKEMYPHGLKNGFEAPQIGNITSVLEGEHRPGHFEGMMQVVSLLLDIVAPTHLYMGLKDYQQFAIVSLMVEAQGREIIMRGMPIVREENGLAMSSRNERLSPTCRENAKIIYETLEKVKSQLDFHNIDELEKLGKALIEKLDGTEVEYFEIVDAKTLTKTDINAKKNLIALTAVWYEGIRLIDNMIL from the coding sequence ATGAATAGTTTTTATTCAATAAAAGCACTAAAAAAGTATTTAAACCAAGCTAAATCAGAAGGAAAAACCATTGGTTTTGTGCCTACTATGGGTGCACTGCACAAAGGGCATCTTTCGCTGGTTCAAGCGGCATTAAATGAATGCAATATTGCCGTTGCCAGTATTTTTGTAAACCCCACACAGTTTAACAATAAAGAAGATTTAGACAAATACCCAAGAACATTAGAAAAAGATAGTGAACTTTTAGAAAATGTAGGTTGCCATGCTGTTTTTGCTCCTACGGTAAAAGAAATGTATCCTCATGGATTAAAAAATGGTTTTGAAGCTCCGCAAATAGGAAATATAACTTCTGTATTAGAAGGAGAACACCGCCCGGGACATTTTGAAGGCATGATGCAAGTAGTAAGTCTATTGCTTGATATTGTAGCTCCTACCCATTTGTATATGGGATTAAAAGACTATCAACAGTTTGCCATAGTTAGCTTAATGGTAGAAGCACAAGGCAGAGAAATAATAATGAGAGGCATGCCTATAGTTAGAGAAGAAAACGGTTTAGCCATGAGTTCAAGGAATGAACGACTGAGTCCCACTTGCCGAGAAAATGCTAAAATTATATATGAAACACTTGAAAAAGTAAAATCTCAGTTAGATTTTCATAATATAGACGAGTTAGAAAAATTGGGGAAAGCTTTAATAGAAAAATTAGATGGCACAGAAGTTGAATATTTTGAAATAGTGGACGCAAAAACTCTAACAAAAACCGACATTAATGCTAAAAAGAACTTAATTGCTTTAACTGCTGTTTGGTATGAAGGCATTCGCCTTATAGACAATATGATTTTATAA